The Methanomassiliicoccus luminyensis B10 genome includes a window with the following:
- a CDS encoding ABC transporter substrate-binding protein yields MARRGLIAIFIVAVLLVASMAAAFALLGGSPDDGPGGDGISIIDDRGKNVTLAKAPERIVSLGSSFTEIIFDLGRIDAVVAADYSSMWLAPYAASGIINLNQVSSLNVESILAHDPDLVIIWNYNMYQSFIGNMEKANITVLAFNPTNVDTVLSTISRLGTAIGEEANATALVSGMQERIDTITAMTSTLSDSQKPRVYLELKTMGGRAAGSGTISDELMVMAGGINICNDVSGTWDVQESIINDRDPDIIVIENGGRATADLVSFLSPSVTAVSKNQIYRIADGTITTSPSMVDALENLAKWFHPELFD; encoded by the coding sequence ATGGCAAGAAGAGGACTGATAGCGATTTTTATCGTGGCCGTGCTGCTCGTGGCCAGCATGGCGGCGGCGTTTGCGCTCTTGGGCGGCAGCCCGGACGATGGCCCTGGCGGGGACGGCATATCGATCATAGATGACCGGGGCAAGAACGTGACCTTGGCTAAGGCTCCTGAAAGGATAGTCTCGCTGGGCTCCTCGTTCACTGAGATAATCTTTGACCTGGGCCGCATCGACGCTGTCGTGGCGGCGGATTATTCCAGCATGTGGCTGGCACCGTATGCCGCGAGCGGCATCATCAATCTAAACCAGGTAAGCAGCCTGAACGTGGAATCGATCCTCGCCCATGATCCGGACCTCGTAATAATCTGGAACTATAATATGTACCAGTCCTTCATCGGCAACATGGAGAAGGCCAACATAACTGTCCTGGCGTTTAACCCAACGAACGTCGACACCGTACTGAGCACCATCTCCCGCCTTGGCACGGCTATTGGGGAAGAGGCGAACGCCACTGCCTTAGTGAGCGGCATGCAGGAACGCATTGACACCATCACCGCGATGACGTCAACCCTTTCCGACTCGCAAAAGCCCCGGGTCTACCTCGAGCTCAAGACCATGGGAGGACGGGCTGCCGGTAGCGGCACAATATCCGATGAGCTAATGGTCATGGCTGGCGGGATCAATATATGTAACGACGTGTCCGGTACCTGGGACGTCCAGGAATCCATCATCAATGATAGGGACCCAGATATAATCGTCATCGAGAACGGCGGCAGGGCCACCGCCGACCTGGTCTCGTTTCTGTCGCCAAGCGTGACGGCCGTATCCAAGAACCAGATATATCGCATCGCCGATGGGACCATAACCACCAGCCCAAGCATGGTGGACGCCCTGGAGAACTTGGCGAAATGGTTCCACCCGGAGCTGTTCGATTGA
- the panD gene encoding aspartate 1-decarboxylase, with the protein MRCLLRGKIHRAVITDANPEYVGSITIDQDLLEKSDIWEGEKVLIADVDNGARFETYTVVGKRGSGVICVNGAAAKLVKQGDRIIIMAFEYSDKPIAPRIVLVNDKNQCVELRRSIVSD; encoded by the coding sequence ATGCGTTGCCTGCTGCGCGGCAAGATCCACCGCGCCGTCATCACCGACGCCAACCCCGAGTACGTGGGGAGCATCACCATCGACCAGGACCTCCTGGAAAAGTCCGACATCTGGGAAGGGGAGAAGGTCCTGATAGCCGATGTCGACAACGGTGCCAGGTTCGAAACATACACCGTGGTAGGCAAGCGCGGCTCCGGAGTCATATGCGTCAACGGCGCCGCGGCCAAGCTGGTGAAGCAGGGCGATCGCATTATAATCATGGCCTTCGAGTATTCCGACAAGCCCATCGCGCCCAGGATAGTACTGGTCAACGACAAGAACCAGTGCGTAGAGCTCCGGCGGTCCATCGTGTCGGATTGA
- a CDS encoding ribonuclease HI family protein, protein MKLIIYTDGGARGNPGPSAFAVVVTDESGKVIKEFARYAGKITNNEAEYNGAIAGLNEAKVLGADEVEMVMDSELVVKHVNGQYACKASNLRPKLEEVRRLMAGFRKATFRHVPRENKMVSRADALLNQELDVMSSLTPRGVPNK, encoded by the coding sequence ATGAAGCTCATCATCTACACCGACGGAGGGGCCCGCGGCAATCCCGGCCCTTCCGCGTTCGCCGTCGTCGTGACCGACGAGAGCGGCAAGGTCATCAAGGAGTTCGCCAGGTACGCCGGCAAGATCACCAACAACGAGGCCGAGTACAACGGGGCCATCGCCGGGCTGAACGAGGCGAAGGTCCTGGGCGCCGACGAGGTGGAGATGGTGATGGACTCCGAGCTGGTGGTCAAGCATGTCAACGGCCAGTATGCCTGCAAGGCCTCCAACCTTAGGCCGAAGCTGGAGGAGGTCAGGAGGCTCATGGCCGGGTTCAGGAAGGCCACCTTTCGCCACGTCCCGCGGGAGAACAAGATGGTCTCGCGGGCCGACGCGCTTTTGAACCAGGAGCTGGACGTCATGTCCTCCCTCACCCCGCGAGGCGTCCCGAACAAATAA
- a CDS encoding dodecin family protein → MVEKVLEIVGVSNESFDKAAQDAVNETAKTVRNIRWATVKELDCKVEGNKIVEYHTLMRIYFDVER, encoded by the coding sequence ATGGTCGAGAAGGTACTGGAAATAGTGGGCGTGTCCAACGAGAGCTTCGACAAGGCCGCGCAGGACGCGGTGAACGAAACGGCCAAGACCGTGCGCAACATACGGTGGGCGACCGTCAAGGAGCTGGACTGCAAGGTGGAAGGCAACAAGATCGTGGAGTACCACACCTTGATGCGCATCTATTTCGACGTGGAGAGATAG
- the hisS gene encoding histidine--tRNA ligase codes for MIQRPRGTRDFGPEEMEKRRYLEGLMRAEAAVFGFREVATPIFEHTELFTLKSGPNVVEEIYAFQDKGGRDISLRPELTAPVMRFFVNDLSTSPRPLKMFYFGQCFRYERPQSGRYREFFQFGAELIGNLGPESDAEVIALAASIMKRIGIKEYNIRIGHIGVLRGMLAEAGVTAENAPPILQKLDKKEYDEARLRMAGAGMVPEQIERVIEITRTVGPIGTLDKIGGDAKAHLQAIFRILADYGITNVEVDLGVVRGLDYYTGMVFEMDAPSLGAEKQICGGGSYSLTELFGGERTFSTGFGIGFDRTLLALEKEGFQAPAHAVDAYVIPVTEAVKDQAFRIAGQLRGAGVSAEVDLMGRNMSKNFKYAAAINARNAVIVGEKELASGSVAVRDMTSGEQKMVKLEELLPEIERANK; via the coding sequence ATGATCCAAAGGCCAAGGGGGACCCGGGACTTCGGCCCCGAGGAGATGGAGAAGAGGCGGTACCTGGAAGGCCTGATGCGCGCCGAGGCCGCGGTGTTCGGCTTTCGCGAGGTCGCGACCCCCATCTTCGAGCACACCGAGCTTTTCACCCTCAAGTCCGGACCGAACGTGGTGGAGGAGATCTACGCGTTCCAGGACAAGGGCGGAAGGGACATCTCGCTGCGTCCCGAGCTCACCGCTCCGGTGATGCGGTTCTTCGTGAACGACCTCTCCACCTCCCCCCGGCCGCTGAAGATGTTCTACTTCGGGCAGTGCTTCAGGTACGAGCGGCCGCAGTCCGGCCGGTACCGCGAGTTCTTCCAGTTCGGCGCCGAGCTCATCGGCAACCTCGGCCCCGAGTCGGACGCTGAAGTCATCGCCCTGGCAGCCTCCATAATGAAGCGCATCGGGATCAAGGAGTACAACATCCGCATCGGGCACATCGGAGTGCTCCGGGGAATGCTGGCCGAGGCCGGCGTAACCGCGGAGAACGCTCCCCCCATCCTGCAGAAGCTGGACAAGAAGGAGTACGATGAGGCCCGCCTCCGCATGGCCGGCGCCGGAATGGTCCCCGAGCAGATCGAGAGGGTCATTGAGATCACCCGAACGGTCGGTCCGATCGGTACGCTGGACAAGATCGGGGGCGACGCCAAGGCGCACCTGCAGGCCATCTTCCGCATCCTGGCCGACTATGGCATCACCAATGTCGAGGTCGACCTGGGGGTCGTCAGAGGGCTGGACTACTACACCGGCATGGTGTTCGAGATGGACGCGCCGTCCCTGGGAGCGGAGAAGCAGATCTGCGGCGGCGGCTCCTATTCTCTCACCGAGCTGTTCGGCGGGGAGAGGACATTCTCCACCGGTTTCGGCATAGGGTTCGACAGGACCCTTCTGGCTTTGGAGAAAGAAGGGTTCCAAGCCCCCGCCCACGCTGTTGACGCGTACGTCATACCGGTCACCGAGGCGGTGAAGGACCAAGCCTTCAGGATCGCCGGCCAGCTCCGCGGCGCGGGCGTCAGCGCCGAAGTGGACCTGATGGGCAGGAACATGTCCAAGAACTTCAAGTATGCCGCCGCCATCAACGCCAGGAATGCCGTCATCGTGGGCGAGAAGGAGCTGGCCTCCGGCTCGGTGGCGGTGAGGGACATGACCTCCGGGGAGCAGAAGATGGTAAAGCTGGAAGAACTGCTGCCGGAGATTGAACGGGCGAATAAGTGA
- a CDS encoding OBG GTPase family GTP-binding protein, translated as MALTIDEQIKAIEDEILKTQKNKKTEGHIGLLKAKIARLKMEQEKRRAASGGGGQGYSVKKSGNATVALVGFPSVGKSTLLNKLTDAKSDVAAYAFTTLDVIPGILYHKYAKIQILDMPGLIRDASKGKGRGREVLAVVRTSDLVMFVIDVYETNIDVLAAELYNTGIRLNTRPPNVVITKTDKGGIEVKPTVTLTKITSEMAADMVGAYGYVNAEVIIREDVDEEQLIDALTGNRVYLKAMAVVNKIDLADEKLVANVKKKLAGWNPVFVSANKMMHIDDLKEAIYRKLDFIHVFLKPQGQDADMDEPMVIMNGSTVGDLADRIHRAFRKNFRYAIVWGKSAKFPGQTVGVDHVLMDGDIVTVVVKRGGE; from the coding sequence GTGGCCCTGACCATAGATGAGCAGATCAAGGCGATCGAGGACGAGATCCTTAAGACCCAGAAAAACAAGAAGACCGAGGGTCACATAGGTCTCCTCAAGGCCAAGATCGCCCGGCTGAAGATGGAGCAGGAGAAGCGCCGCGCCGCGTCGGGGGGCGGGGGCCAGGGATACTCGGTCAAGAAGTCCGGCAACGCCACCGTCGCGCTGGTGGGATTCCCGAGCGTCGGGAAGTCAACCCTTCTCAACAAGCTCACCGACGCCAAGAGCGACGTGGCCGCATACGCCTTCACCACCCTGGACGTCATCCCCGGCATCCTTTACCACAAGTACGCCAAGATCCAGATCCTGGACATGCCTGGTCTTATCCGCGACGCCTCCAAGGGCAAGGGGCGCGGCAGAGAGGTGCTGGCGGTGGTGCGCACCTCCGACCTGGTCATGTTCGTCATCGACGTGTACGAAACGAACATCGACGTGCTGGCCGCTGAGCTGTACAACACCGGCATCCGGCTGAACACCCGCCCTCCCAACGTGGTCATCACCAAGACGGACAAGGGCGGCATCGAGGTCAAGCCCACCGTCACGCTGACCAAGATCACCTCGGAGATGGCCGCCGACATGGTCGGCGCGTACGGGTACGTGAACGCGGAAGTGATCATCCGCGAGGACGTGGACGAGGAGCAGCTCATCGACGCCCTCACCGGGAACCGCGTGTATCTCAAGGCCATGGCGGTGGTCAACAAGATCGACCTGGCGGACGAAAAACTCGTCGCCAACGTCAAGAAGAAGCTGGCTGGCTGGAACCCCGTGTTCGTGTCCGCCAACAAGATGATGCACATCGACGATCTGAAGGAGGCGATCTACCGCAAGCTCGACTTCATCCACGTGTTCCTCAAACCCCAGGGGCAGGACGCTGACATGGATGAGCCGATGGTCATAATGAACGGCTCCACCGTCGGGGACCTCGCCGACCGCATCCACCGCGCCTTCAGGAAGAACTTCCGCTACGCCATCGTATGGGGGAAGAGCGCCAAGTTCCCCGGGCAGACCGTCGGGGTGGACCATGTGCTCATGGACGGGGATATCGTGACCGTGGTGGTCAAGAGGGGCGGGGAGTGA